Below is a window of Lentisphaerota bacterium DNA.
CGCGAACGCGACCCGGGTCGGCAAGCACCGTCAGGGGCGCCAGGTCGATCGCCGGGTGTTGATCCTTCACGGGCTGCAGGATCGTGGCCGAGAGGTCCGTGCAACTGCCGACGGGTTCGGCGATAATGATGTCCGCCTGCTGATCGATCAGTGATTTCACCGCGTTGATGAACCCGCCGAAATTGCAGCAAAAACAGCTTCCCGACACCTCTTGCACGCCCGCACCGGAGCGCGATAAGAAAGCCGTGTCAACCAAGTCCGGAGCCTGATCGTTGGTGACGAGGCCGACGGAGTGGCCACGTCCGGTCAACCGCCGGGCCGCCTCCCACAAGAGCGTCGTTTTGCCGGAACCCAGAAAGCCGCCAACGAGAATCAATTTCGTCTGCATGAAGGGTCCCCTTTGGATGATTCGGATTTCGGGTCGCTACAGTCACACGGGCTGGACCGCCCCCTCATGGCCGGTTCAAGCCAGCCGACGAAGAAACGGGAGGCCAGCACACCGCCGATCACCGGGGCCAGCACATAGACGTGGAAAAAACCGCCCACACGGTCGGGAAAGGCCGCGTCGCCCCATCCCATGGTCCAGGCCACCAGGCGAGGCCCGAGATCGCGCGCGGGGTTCAGCCCCGCCTGCGTGAGCGGTGCGACAAGGCAGATGATCGAGGTTACGGTCAGTCCGATGAAGACGGGAGCCAGCGCGTCATCCGGGCGTCCAACATTGCAGCCTTCCGTGAGGGCGAAGATCATGAGCACCAGCAGAAAGGTGCCGAGCGCCTCCGCGCCCATGGCCAGCGGAAGCGACACGACCGCGGTTCCGCCAGGCTGGGAATAGTATTCGCCGAACATCATGGCGGTCCGCACGGATTCCGACGACCCGCGCACGATCTGGTGGGCGTTCTCGTAAGCGGCAATGGATGGACCGAACAGCAGGTAGATCGCGAGCCCCGCCAGAATGGCTCCGGCGAACTGCGCGCACAGGTAACCCGGCAGCTTGCGATAGCGCATCCGGCCGCTGATGGCCATGGCCAAACTGACGGCCGGATTGAGATGCGCGCAGGAAAGATGCCGCGTGAGGTAGATGGCGAGTGTGACACCGATCCCCCACGCCAGCGCCACCTGCATCAATCCGTGATGAGCGCCGAATAGGACGGAAACCGCGACCGATCCGCAGCCAAAGAGAACGAGCACAAAGGTCCCCAACGCCTCGCCAATCAGATCACGGCCGGTCATAAGCAGTCCTCCTTGCATGTCGCGTTCACGTCTCGCATCCTGTTGCATCCGGACAGCAACAACCCTTTGAGCCTGTGCAGCGAGCGGCTCGGTATTCTGCGATCCGTTGTCTTCGAATAGATTTCAGATCCTTGCGCGAGACGATTACCGTCATGCCGTCAGTTGGAATCGTTGCGCACGCATACCTTCGTCTGCCGTTGATCAGGACAAGGCAGGCCCGGCAACATCCTGCCGATTTTCCAGATCGGTAGCACGCACATGGGATGGTGATTCCGGCTCTGTCGGCGACATCAATCAGATTCTTATCGGCATGTGCAATTGCG
It encodes the following:
- a CDS encoding cobalamin synthesis protein P47K, which encodes MQTKLILVGGFLGSGKTTLLWEAARRLTGRGHSVGLVTNDQAPDLVDTAFLSRSGAGVQEVSGSCFCCNFGGFINAVKSLIDQQADIIIAEPVGSCTDLSATILQPVKDQHPAIDLAPLTVLADPGRVR
- a CDS encoding aquaporin family protein, translated to MQGGLLMTGRDLIGEALGTFVLVLFGCGSVAVSVLFGAHHGLMQVALAWGIGVTLAIYLTRHLSCAHLNPAVSLAMAISGRMRYRKLPGYLCAQFAGAILAGLAIYLLFGPSIAAYENAHQIVRGSSESVRTAMMFGEYYSQPGGTAVVSLPLAMGAEALGTFLLVLMIFALTEGCNVGRPDDALAPVFIGLTVTSIICLVAPLTQAGLNPARDLGPRLVAWTMGWGDAAFPDRVGGFFHVYVLAPVIGGVLASRFFVGWLEPAMRGRSSPCDCSDPKSESSKGDPSCRRN
- a CDS encoding (2Fe-2S)-binding protein — translated: MNRREHADKSITGKLSSGGIGSVVIDGQTVAIAHADKNLIDVADRAGITIPCACYRSGKSAGCCRACLVLINGRRRYACATIPTDGMTVIVSRKDLKSIRRQRIAEYRAARCTGSKGCCCPDATGCET